The Raphanus sativus cultivar WK10039 unplaced genomic scaffold, ASM80110v3 Scaffold1350, whole genome shotgun sequence genome includes the window TGTAGAGTAAATGGAGGGTTCAGATTGATTGCTTAACAGGTAATGATTGTAGACCCACGGAGAGGTGAGAAAGATCACGTGTTAAAGATGCTATAGAATATTCCGACAAGATGCTATAAAAATAATCAGAGCTCATCAGCAGCTTCACTCGCCGCATATTTCAACTGATTATCACCGtcgaagagaagagatgagcaCCACTCAGATATCGGAGATTGAACAGGAGCAGCTGATAGAGAAGCTTGAGATCTTCAAGATCCATGGCAGAGACAAACGAGGACGTAAGATCCTTCGGATCATCGGCAAGTTCTTTCCAGGTACGCTTTTCTGTGTCTTATTTCAAATCGTTTTATTAGAAtctgatttgaattttttgcTGGAATCAGCTCGGCTTCTATCACTGGATGTGTTGAAGAAGTATCTTGAGGAGAAGATCTTTCCTCGATTAGGGAGAAAACCTTTCGCCGTTCTCTACGTTCACACCGGCGTACAGAGGAGCGAGAATTTCCCGGGAATCTCAGCTCTACGGGCGATCTACGACGCGATTCCGGTTAACGTAAGAGACAATAATCTCCAGGAGGTTTACTTCCTCCACCCAGGCCTTCAATCACGTCTCTTCCTCGCCACTTGCGGACGATTCCTCTTCTCCGGCGGGTGAGTAACCGTCGCGTTTTTTTTTTCGGTTATAAGAAACTgagattttttttctgtttactgAATTGGTTTTGTTTGGTGTGGTGATTGGCTACGGTAGGTTGTACGGGAAGCTAAGGTACATAAGCAGAGTTGAGTACTTGTGGGAACACGTGAGGAGGAACGAGATAGAGATGCCGGAGTTTGTGTACGATCACGACGACGATCTGGAGTATCGTCCGATGATGGATTACGGTCAAGAGAGCGATCACGCTAGGGTTTACGCCGGAGCCGCCGTTGATTCATCAGTCTCCAGTTTCTCCATGAGGTGTATCTCTTAGCGCAGATCACGGATCGTGTATTaaaaaaccatataatatacggttaagaaaatattaaatatagatGTGCTTTTCGAAGTCAGTGAGCGCTTTTCACGGAAAAGAATAGACAGCTGTTGGCGTTTTGTATTAGGAGAGGTTGTGAatctgtagatttttttttcttcttaaacctgtgttctcttttgtttttaattacatATCGGTTTATCTGGTTTAGTTCCAATCAAGTTTGTTTAACCGGGAGGAACACTGTATTATTAATACTCTACGCTATACGACTTCAAGAGACAATAATAGGCCAATGTCAAAaactacaaaagaaaaagaaagagaacatTACTGTAATAAACAAATATGTCAAGGACTTGGCTACAGTTTTTTTACTGTAGCTTCATTATCTTTGCCGGTTTCTTGCCATCAGAAACTTCAGTAGAATGCTTCATCTTTCTCCGGTTCACAAACTCTGAGAATGACGGAATCTCTGGGAGCCTTATAGGCGAACGGCTCGGGCTAGTCACTAGCAGCTGTGTTGGTTCATCGACCTGCAGCTCGGTTGCGTATGTGTTTATGTCTTCTTGCTCTATGTTCTCGACTGGTTCTGTCATCGGGAGTGATTCTCCTGATGGCTCTTCTCCTTTGGCGTAGCTTACCACTGAGCTAAGTCGGGTCATTAGATCGTCTCTGCTTGCGGTTCCTAACCATCTCACAGTACTCGCTATCTGTGAGTAGTAAAACGATTTCCCTGCTTTGCTGTATTTTCTATAGCACTCGTTTTCAAGAAACTCAGATGCGTTTTGGGAATCAATCCTGCAACAACGTTCCACTTAaatgagatgagagagagagagaggcactTATAATACTGAAAAGAGGGTTCAAGAGATTTTTACTCTTCTACACCGAGCAGTTGAAGTACTCGTGTAAGCTCGTTCAAGAGTCTCTGCTTGCTTGATTCCCTTAGTGTTTCAGATATTGCATTCTTCTCAGACTTTTTGACCTGCAAACAGTTCAAGTAAGACTTTGCTAAGATAAACTTTTGCATCTAAAGAAGATGAAGTGGAAGTGTTACCAAACCTGTTTATTCCTTTCGTAGTACTTCTCCTCAGCCCGCTCCAGTAAAACAAGTTTCTCATCAACTCCAAGCTTCTTCGATAGTTTAGGTCCTGCTATGCTTTTGACAGCATCAGCGCCATCTGCATGTAGATGGTTCAACACGTGAGTAATGGATATCTATATGCTAAATATCAAC containing:
- the LOC130504085 gene encoding uncharacterized protein LOC130504085, whose amino-acid sequence is MSTTQISEIEQEQLIEKLEIFKIHGRDKRGRKILRIIGKFFPARLLSLDVLKKYLEEKIFPRLGRKPFAVLYVHTGVQRSENFPGISALRAIYDAIPVNVRDNNLQEVYFLHPGLQSRLFLATCGRFLFSGGLYGKLRYISRVEYLWEHVRRNEIEMPEFVYDHDDDLEYRPMMDYGQESDHARVYAGAAVDSSVSSFSMRCIS